One segment of Clostridium ljungdahlii DSM 13528 DNA contains the following:
- the dndC gene encoding DNA phosphorothioation system sulfurtransferase DndC — protein MNKELQNKVNDILEEMKMVYKNDKRPWIIGYSGGKDSTTVVQLVFTMLMQLSPEERFKNVYVVSSDTLIENPIVLGYLKQNSILINEGARKENIPLYTHMVHPDYNNTYWINIIGKGLPTPTSIRFRWCTEKLKIKPSNNFIQEKVKENGEVVVLLGVRKSESIARGIRIRNREIEGYILTPHATLTNTYVYNPIVELTTDDVWGILLSNNGATPWGTSNNDLFSLYSGADGGECPFTTTNDKETPSCGNSRFGCWICTVVSKDKSLTGFIENGETWLQPLLDFREWIISIRNRHEYRMHYRRDGNHYYKKLYLDKLPLLNNNVINPDCIFANANGEAYIDLKNCQSEIDKGNKYVSEDKDKIYLELLPILSINDSNDVTLDKSKIQHDDKGNFINILGYGPFNFIARQEILKKLLKLQKLINEEYEIDLITKEELEAIDKIWDDEEDLTHRTLVDLYNEIMGKKLPWDDYKKPMFDKKTIDEISNLSTKYNIDQDLINKLLIETDKYKHFINKSILDKSINKILNQRHLHKAIFEEIENDN, from the coding sequence ATGAACAAAGAATTACAGAATAAAGTAAATGATATTCTCGAAGAAATGAAAATGGTATATAAAAATGATAAAAGACCTTGGATTATAGGATATAGTGGTGGTAAAGACAGTACTACTGTTGTCCAATTAGTCTTTACAATGCTTATGCAATTATCTCCAGAAGAAAGGTTTAAAAATGTTTATGTTGTTTCTTCTGATACACTGATAGAAAACCCAATTGTTTTAGGATATCTAAAACAAAACTCTATTTTAATAAATGAAGGTGCAAGAAAAGAAAATATTCCTTTATATACTCATATGGTTCATCCTGATTATAATAATACATACTGGATTAATATAATTGGAAAGGGACTTCCTACACCAACCTCAATTAGATTTAGATGGTGTACTGAAAAGCTTAAAATAAAACCTTCCAACAATTTTATTCAAGAAAAAGTAAAGGAAAATGGAGAAGTTGTTGTTCTTTTAGGTGTTAGAAAATCTGAAAGTATAGCAAGAGGTATACGAATTAGAAACAGAGAAATTGAAGGTTACATTTTAACTCCTCATGCTACACTTACTAATACTTATGTATACAATCCAATAGTTGAATTAACTACAGATGATGTGTGGGGTATTCTTCTTTCTAATAATGGTGCTACACCCTGGGGTACTAGTAATAATGACTTATTCTCACTATATTCAGGAGCAGATGGTGGCGAATGTCCTTTCACTACCACAAATGACAAAGAAACTCCATCTTGTGGAAATTCTAGATTTGGCTGCTGGATTTGCACAGTTGTAAGTAAAGATAAGTCCTTAACTGGATTTATTGAAAACGGTGAGACTTGGCTTCAACCTCTACTTGATTTTAGAGAATGGATCATAAGTATTCGTAACAGGCATGAATATAGAATGCACTATAGAAGAGATGGAAACCACTATTATAAAAAATTGTACTTAGACAAATTACCTTTGTTAAATAATAATGTTATTAATCCAGATTGTATTTTTGCTAACGCCAATGGTGAAGCTTATATAGATCTAAAGAACTGTCAATCTGAAATAGACAAAGGAAATAAATATGTTTCTGAAGACAAAGATAAAATTTATTTAGAATTACTTCCAATTTTAAGCATTAATGATTCTAATGACGTTACTTTAGATAAATCCAAAATTCAACATGATGATAAGGGTAACTTTATAAATATACTTGGATATGGACCTTTTAATTTTATAGCTAGACAAGAAATATTAAAGAAACTTTTAAAATTGCAAAAACTAATTAACGAAGAATATGAAATTGATCTTATTACTAAAGAAGAATTAGAAGCCATTGATAAAATTTGGGATGATGAAGAGGATTTAACTCATAGGACATTAGTTGATCTATATAATGAAATCATGGGAAAAAAACTTCCATGGGATGATTATAAAAAACCTATGTTTGATAAAAAAACTATTGATGAAATATCAAATTTATCTACTAAGTACAATATTGATCAAGATTTAATTAATAAGCTGCTAATTGAAACAGATAAATATAAACACTTTATTAATAAATCTATTTTAGATAAATCAATTAATAAAATTCTTAATCAAAGGCACTTGCATAAAGCAATTTTTGAGGAGATAGAAAATGATAATTAA
- a CDS encoding low molecular weight protein-tyrosine-phosphatase → MIRIMFVCHGNICRSPMAEFVLKDMVKKHGLEDNFFIVSSATSTEEIGNPVHRGTKDKLSKFGISTDGKYAIQLTKLDYKKYDYIIGMDSYNIKNILRIIGQDSENKVTKLLDFSDTPGDIADPWYTGNFDDTYDDIKIGCEALLKYISDKASYKNASSLI, encoded by the coding sequence ATGATTAGAATAATGTTTGTATGTCACGGCAACATATGTCGCTCACCTATGGCTGAATTTGTATTAAAAGATATGGTCAAAAAACATGGACTTGAAGATAACTTCTTTATAGTATCCTCTGCAACAAGCACCGAAGAGATCGGCAATCCTGTTCATAGGGGAACAAAAGACAAGCTTTCTAAATTTGGTATTTCAACAGATGGAAAATATGCCATTCAACTAACCAAATTGGATTACAAAAAGTATGATTATATCATAGGAATGGACAGCTATAATATAAAAAATATTCTAAGAATAATTGGACAAGATTCTGAAAACAAGGTTACAAAGCTTCTTGATTTTTCAGATACTCCAGGGGACATTGCAGATCCCTGGTACACAGGTAATTTCGATGATACCTATGATGATATAAAAATAGGCTGTGAAGCTCTTTTAAAATACATATCAGATAAAGCTTCATATAAAAATGCTTCATCCTTGATATAA
- the dndB gene encoding DNA sulfur modification protein DndB: MNNNFYYTFPAIKGKQATRDFFIIMCPLKILSKLFTFNDDDLPPEHRAQRILNKARIPEMAAYIVNNPKDYVFSSLTASIDGDFEFSPIDKNFDEKIGNLKVAMDSRLLINDGQHRRAAIEEALKVDPIIGDETISVVLFIDEGLKRSQQIFADLNKHAVNVSKSIGILYDSRDPIAMITKSLLEKNQYLKHFTDKENPSLSKFSPKLFTLSSINETNKKLLNKLNVKDVKASAFVNEFWDVLCQNMKEWKFVFNKDTNPHLFRSDYISSNGVVLEALGLVGNYLYKSNPNDWEQVLSNIKNIDWHRTNLEDWQYRVIGPNGRIVKSATYVRLTNNLIKMKLGLSLSSEELKLEKDCKKEG; encoded by the coding sequence ATGAACAACAATTTCTATTATACATTCCCAGCAATTAAAGGAAAACAAGCAACTAGAGACTTTTTTATTATAATGTGTCCTCTAAAAATATTATCAAAACTTTTTACATTTAATGATGATGATTTACCACCAGAACATAGAGCTCAAAGAATTTTAAACAAAGCTCGTATACCAGAAATGGCAGCATATATTGTTAATAATCCAAAAGACTATGTATTTTCATCATTAACCGCCTCAATCGATGGTGATTTCGAATTTTCACCAATTGATAAAAATTTTGATGAGAAAATAGGTAATCTTAAAGTAGCTATGGATAGTCGTTTACTCATAAATGATGGACAGCACAGACGTGCTGCTATTGAAGAAGCATTAAAAGTTGATCCAATAATTGGTGATGAAACTATATCAGTTGTTTTATTTATAGATGAAGGTTTGAAACGTAGTCAACAGATATTTGCAGACTTAAATAAGCATGCTGTTAATGTATCTAAATCCATAGGAATTTTATATGATTCTAGAGATCCCATTGCAATGATTACAAAATCTTTATTAGAAAAAAATCAATATTTAAAACATTTTACTGATAAAGAAAATCCTTCTTTATCAAAATTCTCACCAAAATTATTTACTTTAAGCAGTATAAACGAGACTAATAAAAAACTATTAAACAAATTAAATGTTAAAGATGTTAAAGCCTCTGCTTTTGTAAATGAATTTTGGGATGTGTTATGCCAAAACATGAAAGAATGGAAATTCGTATTTAACAAAGATACTAATCCTCATCTTTTCAGAAGTGATTATATTAGTTCTAATGGTGTTGTTCTTGAAGCCTTAGGCTTGGTAGGAAATTACTTATATAAAAGTAATCCTAATGACTGGGAACAAGTTCTTTCTAATATAAAAAACATAGATTGGCACAGAACTAACCTTGAAGATTGGCAGTATAGAGTAATTGGTCCTAATGGCAGAATTGTTAAAAGTGCTACTTATGTTAGACTTACAAATAATTTAATAAAAATGAAACTCGGTCTTTCTTTAAGTAGTGAGGAACTTAAGCTAGAAAAAGACTGTAAAAAGGAAGGCTGA
- a CDS encoding serine dehydratase subunit alpha family protein — MHELTQLIKDDMKPALGVTEPGAIAFAVAKAKSYTKGNVIKINVAMNSGMYKNAFTCGIPNSSEVGNVFAAALGYVAGDAKKGLEALENVTEKDNIEARKLVKSGAVTVELSGITSKIFIEAAVITESDTAVVTIEDSHTNITKITVNGKKEMEQKGKKEDDDNELSKEVFDIHKYTLQQLYNYITTVDVKEISFIEEAYKVNLKLYGEGLKNPRTTFARHLLKNNGGKEISKDEQSTASLLCNAAIEARVIGLDKPAMSITGSGAHGIIATMPLYAAYKVNGYTKEQLLRATALSYLVCMYIKEYSGKLSAFCGCAIAAGSGMACALVYLRGGTVDTMAHVLNNMASSITGMICDGGNQGCTMKGIVAVDAAYKAVDFAMDGTYIDDVHGINGKTPEETMKNMGCIASPGMVGTEKTIVEILENKRKINSSRINDVI, encoded by the coding sequence ATGCATGAATTAACACAATTAATTAAAGATGACATGAAGCCTGCATTAGGAGTGACAGAACCAGGTGCAATTGCCTTTGCAGTAGCAAAAGCAAAAAGTTATACAAAAGGCAATGTGATAAAAATAAATGTGGCAATGAACAGTGGCATGTATAAGAATGCCTTTACCTGCGGAATACCAAACAGCAGCGAGGTTGGCAATGTCTTTGCTGCAGCACTGGGTTACGTGGCAGGAGATGCAAAAAAAGGCCTTGAAGCATTGGAAAATGTAACAGAGAAGGACAATATAGAAGCCCGTAAACTTGTAAAATCTGGTGCTGTCACAGTTGAACTCAGTGGAATTACAAGTAAAATATTTATAGAAGCTGCAGTTATTACTGAAAGTGATACAGCCGTTGTTACTATAGAGGATTCTCATACAAATATAACAAAGATTACTGTAAATGGAAAAAAAGAAATGGAACAAAAAGGTAAAAAAGAAGATGACGATAATGAGCTGTCAAAAGAAGTATTTGATATACATAAATATACGCTTCAGCAATTATACAATTATATTACAACTGTTGATGTTAAAGAAATAAGTTTTATAGAAGAAGCTTATAAAGTTAATCTTAAATTATATGGTGAAGGATTAAAGAACCCTAGAACAACATTTGCCAGACATCTTCTGAAAAACAATGGAGGAAAGGAAATTTCTAAAGATGAACAGTCTACTGCATCTTTACTTTGCAATGCGGCAATTGAAGCTCGTGTAATTGGTTTGGATAAGCCAGCAATGAGTATTACAGGTTCTGGTGCCCATGGAATTATAGCTACCATGCCTTTATATGCAGCTTATAAAGTAAATGGTTATACAAAAGAACAGCTACTTCGTGCTACTGCACTTAGTTATTTAGTTTGCATGTATATCAAAGAATACTCTGGAAAGCTTTCGGCCTTTTGTGGCTGCGCAATAGCAGCAGGCTCTGGAATGGCATGTGCATTGGTATATTTGAGAGGGGGAACTGTAGATACTATGGCCCATGTGCTGAACAATATGGCCAGCAGTATTACTGGTATGATATGTGATGGTGGAAATCAGGGATGTACCATGAAAGGAATTGTTGCTGTAGATGCTGCCTATAAAGCTGTAGATTTTGCAATGGACGGCACATATATTGATGATGTACACGGTATTAATGGTAAAACTCCTGAAGAAACAATGAAGAATATGGGCTGTATTGCATCTCCAGGGATGGTTGGTACCGAAAAAACCATTGTAGAGATTCTTGAAAACAAAAGAAAGATTAATTCAAGTCGGATAAATGACGTGATATAA
- a CDS encoding EAL domain-containing protein, which yields MIKKIINRIRKNFFAQVISKNPKLQIIFNSVIMLALTIFLIFTFISYKTLKDSYNNETNMYQNGYLTSDYANKINEDIWSIRLYALYSVNDYMDMKDKVDEYEKDVEENINKYTTLHDLTNEEKDLVVQFKESNKKYSNRLNELLGKLKESKTITNDEKKEIMDLGDRRIELSKEMLNYSDQYIKSLSDKNETIKEITLRTIIAINFAMILLFSLMMFVVTKISKKMDYYAFHNCVTDLPNKNYVLNTLVKEIPKIKTYSILISLDMDNFKAVNDTLGHISGDEFLKQAGRRFKKVMHIQDYICHNGGDEFLFLIRSVKNKDEAEVMLREILNVFKKPFNIYGKNVDYVTASLGVAVIPKDGNNFETLYEHADDAMYESKRIGKHVYSFYNDAINVGIYEETIKKKAIEDGIKNGEFKVFYQPKISKHGEVLGAEALVRWIKEDNKIIPPSEFIDFAEREGLIKYIGKSVIVEVCKNVSNWIDKGYKNFKIAVNLSTEQLIDSKLCDNLLEIIEGFKVPFEYIEFEVTETTVAKNFDEAVNNINKIRANGIKISLDDFGTGYSSLNYLKNMPIDVIKIDKSFVDDITSNEASVVMVNTIISLSHYFGYEVVAEGVEAIEQIENLKSLGCDIFQGYYYGKPMEDTNFENGFLKLDNIK from the coding sequence ATGATAAAAAAGATAATTAATAGAATTAGAAAAAATTTTTTTGCTCAGGTTATTTCAAAAAATCCAAAGTTACAAATTATATTTAATAGTGTTATAATGTTAGCTTTGACAATATTTCTAATATTTACGTTTATTTCTTATAAAACACTTAAAGATAGTTACAACAATGAAACTAATATGTACCAAAATGGATATTTAACTTCTGATTATGCAAATAAAATCAATGAGGATATTTGGAGTATACGATTATACGCACTGTATTCAGTTAATGATTATATGGATATGAAAGATAAGGTAGATGAATATGAAAAAGATGTTGAAGAAAATATTAATAAATATACCACACTTCACGATTTAACTAATGAAGAAAAAGATTTAGTTGTTCAATTTAAAGAATCAAATAAGAAATATTCAAATAGATTAAATGAATTGCTTGGAAAGCTAAAAGAATCTAAAACTATTACCAATGATGAAAAGAAAGAAATAATGGATTTAGGAGATAGAAGAATTGAACTAAGCAAAGAAATGTTAAATTATTCAGACCAATATATAAAAAGTTTAAGTGATAAAAATGAAACTATAAAGGAAATCACCTTACGGACAATAATTGCTATTAATTTTGCAATGATACTTTTGTTTAGTTTAATGATGTTTGTGGTTACTAAAATAAGTAAAAAGATGGATTACTATGCATTTCATAATTGTGTTACTGACCTTCCAAATAAGAATTATGTATTAAACACATTAGTTAAAGAAATTCCTAAAATAAAAACCTATTCCATATTAATAAGTTTGGATATGGATAATTTTAAAGCTGTAAATGATACGTTAGGTCATATTTCAGGTGATGAATTTTTAAAACAGGCAGGGAGAAGATTTAAGAAGGTAATGCATATTCAAGACTACATTTGTCATAATGGAGGCGATGAGTTTTTATTTTTAATAAGGTCTGTTAAGAATAAAGATGAAGCAGAGGTAATGCTTAGGGAAATTTTAAATGTATTTAAAAAGCCTTTTAATATTTATGGAAAAAATGTTGATTATGTGACTGCAAGCCTGGGCGTGGCAGTTATTCCTAAAGACGGAAATAATTTTGAAACTTTGTACGAGCATGCAGATGATGCTATGTATGAATCTAAAAGAATAGGCAAGCATGTATATAGCTTTTATAACGACGCTATAAATGTTGGTATATATGAAGAGACAATAAAGAAAAAGGCAATAGAAGATGGGATTAAAAATGGTGAGTTTAAAGTTTTTTATCAACCTAAAATTTCAAAACATGGTGAGGTATTAGGTGCGGAAGCGCTTGTAAGATGGATTAAAGAGGATAATAAGATTATACCTCCTTCAGAATTTATTGATTTTGCAGAAAGAGAAGGGCTTATAAAATATATAGGAAAATCAGTTATTGTTGAGGTATGCAAGAATGTATCAAATTGGATTGATAAAGGTTATAAAAATTTTAAAATAGCTGTAAATTTATCTACAGAACAGCTCATTGACAGTAAACTATGTGACAACTTACTGGAAATAATAGAAGGGTTTAAAGTGCCTTTTGAGTATATAGAATTTGAAGTTACAGAAACAACAGTAGCGAAGAATTTTGATGAAGCTGTAAACAATATAAATAAAATAAGAGCTAATGGAATCAAAATAAGTCTGGATGATTTTGGAACTGGGTACTCATCATTAAATTATTTAAAAAATATGCCCATAGATGTTATTAAAATTGATAAGTCCTTTGTTGATGATATAACGTCAAATGAAGCAAGTGTGGTAATGGTTAATACAATTATCTCATTATCTCATTACTTTGGATATGAAGTTGTGGCAGAAGGAGTAGAGGCAATAGAACAAATAGAAAATTTAAAAAGCTTAGGATGTGATATATTCCAAGGATATTATTATGGAAAACCAATGGAAGATACAAATTTTGAAAATGGATTCTTAAAGCTGGATAATATCAAGTGA
- a CDS encoding DndE family protein — MGFRLKTSKKTKEIFEEIGKSSNLKPFALSKIAVSLSLKDKTSIDDYENNDIDGLELQRSTVTGEFDAIFKALIEVNLNRNIDDDEYYPHYMKLHMDRGAELLLNRYKYSGGNLEKFLRNALNKGDANL, encoded by the coding sequence ATGGGATTTAGATTAAAAACATCAAAAAAAACAAAAGAAATTTTTGAAGAAATAGGTAAAAGCTCAAACCTTAAACCATTTGCTCTTAGTAAAATAGCAGTTTCTTTATCATTAAAAGATAAAACTTCAATTGACGATTATGAAAATAATGATATAGATGGTCTTGAACTTCAAAGATCAACAGTTACAGGCGAATTTGATGCAATATTTAAAGCTCTTATTGAAGTCAACCTTAATCGTAATATTGATGATGATGAATACTATCCACATTATATGAAACTTCACATGGATAGAGGTGCTGAACTTTTATTAAACCGATACAAATATTCAGGTGGTAATTTAGAAAAGTTCTTAAGAAATGCCTTAAATAAAGGAGATGCTAACTTATGA
- the dndD gene encoding DNA sulfur modification protein DndD, giving the protein MIINSITLKNFRSYEDETTFTFTPKDNKNIVLIGGENGAGKSTLFEAIKLCIYGPITYGYLGQNHNYQTKIKNNINDNAFKNENIECFLGLSLSFKDGTEIKEYYLKRSWKYVNQKIHEEFNVYLNNSELNDEDKLYFDKYLKSVLPPSLFDFFFFDGEELSDFFTGKNANSNLKESVLELFNYDTFEVLKKHLLTHQRAKSKSNAKLEEVQSNFDLLSSTVKGLKNEIDDLKKSLILDEEHLDNLLIKRNQVEDNFKNSGGLLEGEKAVINSEIAKLETERTNLNQNIKDFCNDTLPFLLVADLLEETKIQIEREDSLNSYNSVKGKLSADIVKNVLSNHLHNKINEDTYTEIAVDLLNNMFNTSELKNVATILELSYEQKNTINHTIDNILTSKNDLAKRVFEKFTRVSKIGTNLKNLKDKLASSVSDDTLNNYLEKIHLINEDISNVQSNIAVKKSSIDSKQGELQNKEYHLTRARNEYTTLLQNIHVLDMSSQLIQYLNELLTNLTKDKIKLIQDEFLKIFTTIIRKENYVNSIVIDDNFNTTLYINKYYTSSEILNVIKNLGFDALGKKYGHKFLEDLLKYYNVKTNKELELKVINDISFNYISLSTKINLNDFSNGEKQIYILCLIWAIIKSSGVEIPFIIDTPYARIDETHRNSLATTYFPNISKQVIILSTNKEIDGELYKLVKPYVCDEYLLLYNSGLRKTEVKNGYFEV; this is encoded by the coding sequence ATGATAATTAACAGCATAACATTAAAAAACTTTAGATCTTACGAAGATGAAACTACTTTCACTTTTACTCCTAAAGATAATAAAAATATTGTTTTAATTGGTGGAGAAAATGGAGCTGGTAAATCAACATTATTTGAAGCAATTAAATTGTGTATTTATGGTCCTATTACTTATGGATATCTTGGTCAAAATCATAATTATCAAACCAAAATTAAAAATAATATAAATGATAATGCATTTAAAAATGAAAACATAGAATGTTTTTTAGGACTGAGCCTTTCCTTTAAAGATGGTACTGAAATAAAAGAATACTATTTAAAACGTTCATGGAAATATGTAAATCAAAAAATACATGAAGAATTTAATGTTTATCTAAATAATTCTGAATTAAATGATGAAGATAAATTATATTTTGATAAATATTTAAAATCTGTACTTCCACCATCTCTATTTGACTTTTTCTTTTTTGATGGCGAAGAATTAAGCGATTTCTTCACTGGGAAAAATGCAAATTCTAATTTAAAAGAATCGGTACTTGAATTATTTAATTACGATACCTTTGAAGTGCTAAAAAAACATTTATTAACTCACCAAAGAGCTAAATCAAAATCTAATGCAAAGCTTGAAGAAGTTCAAAGTAATTTTGATTTGCTCTCTTCTACTGTAAAAGGACTAAAAAATGAAATTGATGATTTAAAAAAGTCATTAATTTTAGATGAAGAGCATTTAGATAATCTACTAATTAAAAGAAATCAAGTAGAGGATAATTTTAAAAATAGTGGAGGACTTTTAGAAGGAGAAAAAGCTGTTATAAATTCAGAAATAGCTAAACTAGAAACTGAAAGAACTAATTTGAATCAAAATATAAAAGACTTTTGTAATGATACTCTCCCCTTCTTATTAGTTGCAGATCTTTTAGAAGAAACAAAAATTCAAATTGAAAGAGAAGATTCGTTAAACTCTTACAATTCTGTAAAGGGGAAATTATCTGCAGATATTGTAAAAAACGTTCTTAGCAATCATCTACATAACAAAATAAATGAAGATACATATACTGAGATTGCAGTTGATTTACTAAATAATATGTTCAATACATCTGAGTTAAAAAATGTAGCTACCATATTGGAATTGTCATATGAACAAAAAAATACTATAAACCATACTATTGATAATATTCTAACCTCAAAAAATGATTTAGCTAAAAGGGTATTTGAAAAATTTACCAGAGTATCTAAAATAGGAACTAATTTAAAAAATTTGAAGGATAAATTAGCCTCTTCGGTTTCTGATGATACACTAAATAACTATTTAGAAAAAATACATTTAATTAATGAAGATATAAGTAATGTACAAAGTAATATTGCTGTTAAAAAATCCTCTATAGATTCAAAACAAGGTGAATTGCAAAATAAAGAATATCACCTTACTAGAGCAAGAAATGAATACACTACTTTACTTCAAAATATACATGTTTTAGATATGTCATCACAGCTTATTCAATATTTAAACGAACTCCTTACTAACTTAACTAAAGATAAAATTAAATTAATTCAAGATGAGTTCTTAAAAATATTTACCACCATAATTAGGAAAGAAAATTATGTAAATAGCATTGTAATTGACGATAACTTTAATACTACTTTATATATAAATAAATACTATACTAGTAGTGAAATTTTGAATGTAATTAAAAATCTTGGATTTGATGCCTTAGGGAAAAAATATGGTCACAAATTCTTAGAAGACTTATTAAAATATTATAATGTTAAAACAAACAAAGAACTTGAATTAAAAGTAATTAACGATATTTCATTTAATTACATTAGTCTAAGTACTAAAATTAATTTAAATGATTTTTCTAATGGCGAAAAGCAAATTTATATACTTTGCTTGATATGGGCAATAATTAAAAGTTCAGGAGTTGAAATACCATTTATAATAGATACTCCTTATGCTCGTATTGATGAAACACATAGAAATTCATTAGCCACTACTTATTTTCCAAATATAAGTAAGCAAGTAATTATACTTTCAACTAATAAAGAAATTGATGGTGAGTTGTATAAGCTTGTAAAACCTTACGTTTGTGATGAATACTTACTGCTATATAATTCAGGACTACGTAAAACTGAAGTTAAAAATGGATATTTTGAGGTGTAA